A region of Ornithodoros turicata isolate Travis chromosome 5, ASM3712646v1, whole genome shotgun sequence DNA encodes the following proteins:
- the LOC135395722 gene encoding uncharacterized protein LOC135395722 has protein sequence MASRSQAPDVQTQLIIQAKKQEDMQTDVLKSLFKLAYYLFRSEIPHTTSNWPDLVASAASVEKSNALASAVRNSSRNAHRLSSTSITGFLHAFGEAVASIIKDRIPTRKPYSVLADECTDINGRQILSVCVRSKRRRETTDPSAFDELLNAVDEESVCTEHSSAIDEVHHCDPVTQADNEPFLVEASTMTEDSVETSKLLFFCCEKDGDGTATQIESVPTVDVGTACPGVQYETKGTGTIYKEVYFGGYKSIVDDEQRLLDLTGVTLVILAILRSLLPDRCRHPRELDINDKLILFLMKMKHGLPFSCLASLFGIHRTTAAKIFKSILLKLCAATRSWLFWPSRAAIRATMPPSISLLYPNCRVIIDCTELKAETPPGVEAQNMWYSHYKGTYTIKYRVGIAPNGLVTFLSPGFGGRANDTSVTVEAGVLPLLEPGDLVLADKGFPGIRTGVGQQGATLVMPPFATKPQFTEAEADATYDTASIRIHVERVIQRLRIFDILNTRIPQELAMYMDKIMHIICVLTNLRPGIFRKVQPTVDDTQ, from the exons ATGGCGTCTCGATCTCAAGCCCCTGACGTGCAGACGCAGCTGATCATACAGGCGAAAAAGCAGGAAGATATGCAAACCGATGTGCTGAAGAGTTTGTTTAAGCTGGCCTACTACTTGTTTCGGTCAGAAATCCCGCATACCACTTCAAACTGGCCAGACCTTGTGGCATCGGCTGCATCAGTGGAGAAATCAAATGCACTTGCAAGTGCTGTGAGAAACAGTTCGCGGAACGCTCATCGGCTGTCATCGACGAGTATAACTGGATTTCTTCATGCCTTCGGCGAGGCTGTCGCCAGTATCATCAAGGACCGCATTCCGACGCGGAAGCCCTATTCCGTTCTCGCGGATGAGTGTACCGATATTAACGGACGTCAGATACTTAGCGTTTGCGTGCG ATCGAAACGACGGAGGGAGACCACCGACCCCAGTGCCTTTGATGAGCTGCTGAATGCAGTCGATGAAGAAAGTGTCTGTACCGAACATTCTTCTGCAATAGATGAAGTGCACCACTGTGACCCAGTCACTCAGGCAGATAATGAGCCATTTCTTGTGGAG GCTTCCACAATGACAGAGGACTCAGTAGAAACCTCAAAGCTTCTGTTCTTCTGCTGTGAGAAGGATGGAGACGGTACTGCCACTCAAATTGAGAGCGTGCCAACAGTGGACGTGGGGACTGCGTGCCCAGGTGTGCAGTACGAGACGAAGGGCACCGGGACCATCTACAAGGAAGTGTATTTCGGTGGCTACAAGTCTATCGTAGATGATGAACAGCGGCTACTGGACCTTACAGGCGTGACGCTCGTG ATCCTGGCCATCCTACGGAGCCTGCTTCCAGACAGATGCCGCCACCCTCGTGAACTTGACATCAACGACAAACTCATACTCTTTCTAATGAAGATGAAGCACGGCCTGCCATTTTCCTGTTTGGCGTCACTTTTCGGCATTCACCGCACCACAGCAGCGAAAATATTTAAGTCCATCCTTCTGAAGCTGTGTGCGGCAACGAGGTCGTGGCTGTTCTGGCCTAGCAGGGCTGCTATACGAGCAACTATGCCGCCTAGTATTTCACTGCTGTACCCAAACTGCAGGGTCATCATTGATTGTACTGAACTGAAGGCTGAAACACCACCAGGTGTGGAGGCACAAAATATGTGGTACTCCCACTAtaaagggacatacacaatcaAGTACCGGGTGGGAATAGCACCGAATGGCCTGGTCACCTTCCTCTCCCCAGGATTCGGAGGGAGGGCCAACGACACTAGCGTCACAGTTGAAGCTGGTGTGTTGCCACTGTTGGAACCAGGAGACCTTGTACTCGCTGACAAAGGCTTTCCCGGAATCCGAACGGGTGTTGGCCAGCAAGGAGCTACACTAGTAATGCCTCCTTTTGCAACCAAGCCGCAGTTCACTGAGGCAGAAGCAGATGCCACCTACGATACTGCATCTATACGAATCCACGTGGAAAGAGTCATCCAGAGGCTACGCATATTTGATATTTTAAATACAAGAATTCCCCAAGAACTTGCCATGTACATGGACAAAATTATGCACATAATATGTGTGCTAACTAACCTCAGGCCTGGAATATTTCGAAAAGTGCAGCCTACTGTTGATGACACACAGTGA